The Ensifer canadensis genomic sequence CATCGACCTCGATAGTCCTAAACCGGCACGTTTCGACCGGGACGATCAGGCCGGCATCGAAAAACTGGCCGCGATCTTTGCCGCGGCGATTGGCTGAAAGTCGCCGCCGTGGATGATCTGCCTTCGGTCTTGGCTGCGTGATGATGGACATCCAGAACGCCTTTGCCCCCGCCAGCGAGGCCGAGACGCATGCGCGCGTCGCCCGCAAGATCGACATCGTCGTCATCGGTGCCGGACAGGCGGGTCTGTCTTCGGCTTATCATCTGAGCCGGTTCGGGCTATCGCCTCAGATGCAATATGTCGTTGTCGACCGATCGCCACAGCCGGGCGGCGCCTGGCAGTTTCGCTGGCCGTCGCTGACGCTGAGCACCGTCAATGGCATTCACGATCTTCCCGGCATGAAATTCGCCGACGCCGTCGATACCAGCATGGGCGAAGTCCACGCTTCCGTCGCCGTCCCGCAGTATTACGGCGCCTATGAGAAGGCATTCGACCTTCCCGTGCACCGACCGGTTGCCGTCAAGGTCGTTTGCGAGCGGGGCGAGCGTTTCAGGGTCGAGACCGACGCCGGCGTCTATGCCGCCCGCGGCATCATCAACGCCACCGGCACCTGGGAGTCTCCCTACATTCCACCCTATCCGGGATCGGATCTCTTCAGGGGGCGTCAGCTGCACACCAAGGACTACCAGACCGCCGGGCAGTTTGCCGGGCGGCACGTGCTGGTCGTCGGCGGCGGCATCTCCGCGATCCAGCTGCTCGATGAAATATCCAAGGTGACATCGACCACATGGGTCACGCGCGAGGAGCCGGCCTTCCGTGAAGAGCCGTTTACCCCCGAGGTCGGACGCGCTGCCGTTGCCATGGTCGAGGAACGCGTACGCCGCGGTCTGCCGCCGGGCTCGGTCGTCTCCGTGACCGGTATTCCGGTGACGCCGGCGATCCTTGCCGCACGCGCACGCGGCGCACTCGAGCGCCAGCCAATGTTTGCCGAAATCACCGAGCATGGCGTGCGCTGGCCGGATGGTCGCGAGCAGCAAGTCGACGTCATTCTCTGGAGTACCGGCTTTCGAAGCGCGCTCGATCACCTGGCGCCGCTGCAACTGCGCAATGCCGATGGCGGCATCCTGATGACCGGCCGGCTTGCGACACAGGTGGCAAAAGACCCGAGGATCCATCTCGTCGGTTACGGCCCGTCGGCTTCCACCATCGGTGCGAACCGGGCAGGCGGTGCCGCGGTCCGCGAGCTCGCCGATCACCTTCAGCTGCTCTAATCGCCGGCCGACGCGATCTCTTCGGCGTTGACGTCGGTGTCCCGCAGAGATTGTGCCCGGCACATCCATCGGCCCGTCACGGCACCGACCCTCGGGCAATGCGTCCAAAGGATGCGACCCTCGATATCAGCCCAAAACTCCGCTTGAGCCGGACGTTGTGTCATACCTTAAACGTGATTCCCGAAGGCGCTTTGAAAGAGCCAAGCGTCGAGCCAAAGCGACCCCAGCTTGCGGGAATTACTCCCGTAAATGCCGGCCGATGCGCGTGGCGTTTCACATCATCGGGCAACGACACCAGTGATTTCGTCTGGTCGTGCTCGAAAGTGATGCAAGGATACGGTCGCGGATGATGTTGCAGGCAACGCAGAAGAAGCGCCAACCGGCCGCCATGACAGTTCGGTTTGTGTTTGCCGGCATCGTCTTCGGCGTGCTCATGGTCGGCATCGCCTCAGCCATCAGCGCCACGGGCAAGCGCGGCGGCCACCTGTTTCCCGATCTCAAGATCGGTTTCAACATCCGTTGGTGATTTAAAGTCCATCGCTGACTGTCTTTTTGCGTCGGCATCGCAGGGCAATGCTCCCCCGACTGCATGCGCGACTTCCGCCCAGCGCATGATGCCGCACGTTATCGGCCCCTTTGGCAGCTCCCATGTCATCCCTTCGTCATAGAGCTATGACGATTCCTCATAATATTGCGCGGATTTTTCCATTCGATCATAGTCGTGTCAAGAAAAGCCGGCAGGAGGGCCGAATCGCGATGTCGCGCCAGGCTGTTCTCAGTACGGGGAACCCATGATCAAGTTCATACTCAATCGTCTCGTGATGGCGATACCGACGATCGTCATTGTCTCGGTTGCCGTCTTCACGCTCATCCGTCTCATTCCCGGCGATCCGGCCGCGCTGATGCTTGGCGATATGGCCGAGCCGCAGCAGATTGCCGAAATGCGCAGCGTGCTCGGCCTTGACCGAAGCATTCCCGAGCAGTTCGTCATCTGGGCCGGCAACATCCTGTCCGGCGACTTCGGCCGCTCGATCGTCACCGACGAGCCGGTGCTTCATCTGGTGCTGAGCCGCTTCATGGTGAGCGCCGAGATCGTCGTCATCGCCGTGTTCCTCGCGAGCCTGATCGCCGTTCCCGCCGGCGTCATCGCCGCCTGGCGGCAGAACAGCCTGACGGACCTGGCGCTGGTCGGCACGGCCACCGTGCTTCTGTCCATCCCGACCTTCTGGCTCGGCCTGCTATTGCTGCTTGCCTTCGGCCTGAAGCTCGGCTGGCTGCCGGTGCTCGGTTACGTGCCGATCTCGGAAAACTGGACGGCGGGCCTTCTCTACCTCGTCCTGCCCGTCATGACGCTGGTCATCCACGAAATGGGCGTGATCATCCGCATGGCGCGCGCCTCGACGCTCGAGGTTCTCCGGCTTGATTACATCACCCATGCACGGGCCAAGGGACTGTCGGAAAGCGCCGTCCTCTGGAAGCATGCGTTCAAGAATGCGTTCGGCCCAACCTGGACGATGATCGGCCTGATCCTCGGCAATCTGCTCGGCGGTATCGCGGTCATCGAGACGGTCTTTACCATCCCCGGC encodes the following:
- a CDS encoding NAD(P)-binding domain-containing protein translates to MMDIQNAFAPASEAETHARVARKIDIVVIGAGQAGLSSAYHLSRFGLSPQMQYVVVDRSPQPGGAWQFRWPSLTLSTVNGIHDLPGMKFADAVDTSMGEVHASVAVPQYYGAYEKAFDLPVHRPVAVKVVCERGERFRVETDAGVYAARGIINATGTWESPYIPPYPGSDLFRGRQLHTKDYQTAGQFAGRHVLVVGGGISAIQLLDEISKVTSTTWVTREEPAFREEPFTPEVGRAAVAMVEERVRRGLPPGSVVSVTGIPVTPAILAARARGALERQPMFAEITEHGVRWPDGREQQVDVILWSTGFRSALDHLAPLQLRNADGGILMTGRLATQVAKDPRIHLVGYGPSASTIGANRAGGAAVRELADHLQLL
- a CDS encoding ABC transporter permease; amino-acid sequence: MIKFILNRLVMAIPTIVIVSVAVFTLIRLIPGDPAALMLGDMAEPQQIAEMRSVLGLDRSIPEQFVIWAGNILSGDFGRSIVTDEPVLHLVLSRFMVSAEIVVIAVFLASLIAVPAGVIAAWRQNSLTDLALVGTATVLLSIPTFWLGLLLLLAFGLKLGWLPVLGYVPISENWTAGLLYLVLPVMTLVIHEMGVIIRMARASTLEVLRLDYITHARAKGLSESAVLWKHAFKNAFGPTWTMIGLILGNLLGGIAVIETVFTIPGLGRLMVDSIFQRDYPVIQGCLLLVAFSYVVVNLVVDLLYPLFDPRVVAE